The Leptospira koniambonensis region CAGGCGGGCCAGGAACTGGAAAAACGACTGTAGTTGCAAATGTGATCCGGGGACTTTTGCGTTTAGGCTATAATTTTAAACAGATCGGACTTGCAGCCCCTACAGGAAGAGCTGCCAAAAGATTAAAAGAATCCCTAGAGAATACGATCTCAAATTTGCGAACAAAAAACAAATTAGATGATTCTATTTCTGAAATCCCAACTTCTACGTTACATAGGCTTTTAGAATATAATCCTAGAAAAAGAAATTATAAATACGGCAAACATTTTCCACTCCCCTATCGAGTCATCATCATGGATGAAGTGTCGATGGTTGATTTGCATATGATGTATAGATTGATGGAAGCTCTACCTATCGGTTCTGAAAACTTTAGATTAATAATTTTAGGCGATCCGAATCAGTTACCTAGTGTAGAAGCTGGTGCAGTTTTATCAGACTTGGTCAAATCTTTAAAAAAACTAAATTCGGAAAACCTAATAGAATTAAGAACGAGCCATAGACAAGAGGAAGAATTTTCTTCCATTTCTAAAGCGGCAGAGCTTTGTGTAAAAGACAATGTTTCTTTAAAAGAATTCCAAGAGAATCTTCCTAAATCTTTACAATTAGATCCAATTTTTCCAGGCTCTACCAAAGAAGATCTAAAAGGTTTTTATCAGATCCGATTAGACTACAAAAAAGAATGGAAGGAATTTTTGAAAAGAACTGCAGAAGATAAAATTCTTCCTATATTTTCTAAACTTCCCAATCCGAATTCTCCTCAAGAATTAAAAGAATATTTAAATAAAGATCTAAATCGATTTAAAATACTTACAATTCTTAGAAATGGGATTTTCGGAAGTGAATTTATCAATAAAGAATTAACAGAACTAATTCTACATCATAAAAAAGGAAATTTGATACAGATCGGGACCAAAACTTATTTTTCAGGACTTCCGATTCTTATTACAAAAAACGATAGAGTAAGAGGAGTTTATAATGGAGATACTGGTCTCGTTCTAGAGGTCGCCACTCCAGATGGAGGAAATGAACTCAGAGCATTATTTTTTATAGAAGGAGAGATCCGAGATTTTGCATTAGATACTCTCCCTCCTCATGAGCCTGCATTTGCAATTACAGTCCACAAGTCCCAAGGTTCAGAATATGATTCAGTTTTTATTATTTATCCACCTGACCCGGCAGATCTAAATACGGAAGAAGTCTCTCTAGAACTATTCAAAAAGGAAATTTTATATACTGCGATCACTAGAGCAAAACGATCTGCGTTTTTGGTTTCGGAAGAAAAACTTTTAGAATATTCTCTCCGAAACCGTTTTGAAAGATTAACCGGTTTTAAACTAAGTTAAAATCACTTATGATCTCTAGTATACACTCCATCCCAAGAAGTTGGAGGTGGAGTTTTTTTATACTCATTACATCTTTCTACAAGTAATTGAACAGCTTTGTCTTCTTTACCTTTTGCTTTTTCAGATTCTTTGAATTTTTTAACAGCAGGATCCCATTTGCGATCTATGTATAATGCTAAACCCTCTTCATATAAACCGATGATTTCTTTTTTAGCGGAAGCAACACCTTTCAATTCTGAAATTGCCTCGTACAAGATCACTGGCTCATTCTTACCTTTTACACGAACTAAGTCTAGTTTTCTTGTAAAAATAGAATCCTTAATTTCAGAATGAACTGAGTCTGAAACTAAAATGGAAACCCCATAATCTTTACCTGCAGCTTCTAAACGAGCCGCAAGGTTTACTGTGTCTCCCATCATAGTATAAGATGCGAGAGCATCAGTTCCCATGAATCCAACTTTGGCGAGTCCAGTGTTCAGACCGATCCGGATCTGCATATCTCTTGCGTCTGGAATATATTTTTGGCCCTTCTTCCAACCAGATCGTAATTCTTCCAATTTATCTAACATTTTGATAGAAGCTCGAGTTGCTTTTAAACAATGACCTTCTACATCTACAGGTGCGTTAAAAATTCCTACGATCGCGTCCCCGATATACTTATCCAAAACGCCGTCATGATCTTTTAGGATCAAAGTCATTGCAGAAAGATATTCGTTTAGAAGTTCAGATAATTCTACAGAACTTAACTTTTCACTAATATTCGAAAAACCTGCTACATCAGAGAAGAATGCGGTCACCCTTTTTTCGGTACCTCTTTTGAGGGCCGCAAGATCTTTCATTGCCTCACCGATCACTACAGGATCGATCATACTTCCTAAGATACCTTTTATCTTTTCTCTTTCCCTAAGACCGGTCACCATTTGGTTGAGTGCAACAGAAAGATTTCCGAATTCGTCGCTTCCACCCTGTTCGAATTCTACGTTTAGATTTCCTTTTCCTACTTGTTCTGCATTTCTAATCAGACGTTTGATCTTTTGGACTACAAACCCAGAGATGAATACAGCTAAGAAGATCGAAAATCCGCAAATACCTAATGCAGAAAGTACAGCCCTGTCTCTATTGCGACGAATAGATTCCAAACCTTCTGTTCTATCCACTACGGTTCGGATCACTCCTGAAAAGTTAGAAGCGAGAACGACTGTTGGAAGATCTTCTGAAACTTCTGAAATTAAAGGTGTTGAGTCTAATTTCCAAAGAATTTGTTCTGCTTCTGTTCTACTGTTTCCGATGATCCCATCTGGAAAGAGCGCTTTTAATTTTGCAGTAGGAGTTTCACTTTCTCCCGAATAGATCCATTCTCTGACGGAATTCCAACGTTTTTGGAAAGTTTCTTTTCCTTCTTCCGATTGAACAGATTTCCCATAATCGGAACCATCTGGTCTGAATCTGAGTAGGATCTGATCCTCTAAAGCGGAGTCTCTGATAGAACCAAAAGATTCTACTTCCAATTCTTCCTCTTCTTTAGGAGGATTATTGCGAAGATACGTTGCGTATAATAAATTTCTTTTACGTATTAATGCTGCGTATTTTGTATATTGGTTCTTAAATTCTTTATCTTTGAAAGGAGGGATCGGAGGTTTTTTCTCTTTCAACTCTTTTAGTCTGGTTTCTAAGATAGGAGGAATTTTAGAAAGTTCTGATAGTATTTCCTGTTCTTCTCTTAAATAATTAGTCCAAGCTCCGAGTGTACTTCTTCTGGATTCTAAAAGTTTAGCTCTTTCTGTAGATGCCGGATTTCTAAAATGAGGGGAATATAGAGCCTGTAACTCTAATCCATTTTGTTGGAAAGAAGTAGGACGTATCTCTCCTAAAACTCCTGCGCCTTCTAAAAGAGAACTTAATGCAGATTTTAATCCTTCTTCCAAATTTTCTTCCATAGGAGCTTGGTTCAAAGAAGATTCTGAATCAAAAATTTTAGTATCTAATGTAGGCTCTGAAGCTTCGCCAGGAATGATACCTGAAACTGGAAATGTTTGGATCCTAAATCTGCCCGTATCTAATCCCAATTCTTTGATCTTTCTTTTTTTGGAATCTGCAAGAATGGATACAATATTCTCATCCAACTCAGATCTAAGTTTTCGTGCGAGAAGTGATTTTTTACGAAGTTCTTCTTCTGCGGCGGAGATCTCAGTCTGATCTGGTTTTTCTTGATTTTCTTTTAACTCGCCTAGACGCTTTCTTACAAGTCCCGCCTCTCTATCTACAAATACGAATTTTTTAGCTAAACCTTGTAGGCGAGCAAACTCTTTATCATTAACTACTTCTTCCCCACCTTGTTGAAGTTGTAGGCGGATGTTTTTTTCTAAAACTTGAATATCATCCTTGGAGAGATAAGCTGAGTAATACGTATCTAAAGTTTTACGGACCGTATTTTTTCCCAAAGCACCGAATAAACTAGTTTTGATCCCGAAAAAAGAGACCTTCTTTTCCTGGACTACGGTTTTGGTTGTTTTATATTTTTTTAATGCTTCTGTTTGTTTGCTGACCCGGTCGCGAAATTCTTCGATACGGATCAAACTTTGGGAAATATTATCCAATTCCAAAACGAGAGAAGAGATATATTTTCTGGAAATAGCAGCTTCTCTATCGTAACTATCAGTGAGAATTTCTGTCTGTTGTCTCACATAAATAAAGGAAAGTATTAGAATGGTCAGAACGATCAGACTTCCAGTAAACCAGGCGAGTTTTGCTCGGATCCCGGAATAAAATAATCTCGGAAGAACTAGAGTAAGATCTAGGAATTTTTGCCCGAAACTATGCTTGTGCGAAGTTTGTGTACCCATATAATAGTAACAGCACCAGTCTGAATTTTTTCTGGCAAGCCTATAAAATTTGGAAATTTATTTCCGAATGGATTAGAATAATTTCTCGTAACTAGCCGTTCTATAGTCTGCGGTCAGGTAGAAGGTATGGTCGCAGGACGGACAACGGTAGTTTCCTTTTCCTTGTACTCTCAAGATCTGGAGACAAGCAGGACAGGCCGTAGTACTTTCGTTAGGTTCAAAACTGGGATCTACATTTTGACCGGAGACTAAATAATATTTTGCTTCTTCTCTAGTTTTGAAGTACGGGATTTTTTCTCGGAGCCCAAGACGATTCCAATCTCCCATGAGACTTTCGGACAATCCGCAGGCGGCATATTTGGAACTCAAATGAGAGAGAGAAGAATTTTTGAGGGAAAGTAAACCGTTCTCGTCCCAGACTTGTAGGTCTCTGGCATCGAGAAGAATTTTATGGGGCTCACTTCGAAGTAGAGGATCCGTTTTTTCTCGGAAAGAGTTTCCGAGTAAGGAATCCAGTTTGCCTTGTAAATTGACGATCAATTCTTTCACTAGAAAAAAGCCCTTTAAAGTTTCGAATCAGATCGGGTTTTTAAGCAACCTAAAAAACTTTAAAAAGATTGGACTTTTACTCAAGAGCGACATTTTTTTTACTTAATGGGACAATGGAATCGTCGAAGCCTTCTCTTCCCTCTGGATTTAAGCTTCATGATCCTCTCCTATTTTCTAGCCCATCTGATTCGTTTCGAATCCACTGTATTTCTACAGGAACCTAACGACTTTTTTATTCCACTTTTGATCGTAGTGGTCTGTCGTTCTCTAGTATTTCTATTTTCGAATATTTACAGATCAATTTGGGCATACGCTTCCATCCACGACCTGGTGGAAATTATCAAGACCACAGTACTTTCTTCACTGATCTCAAATACCGCACTATTATTCTATAACGGATTCGAACATCTTTCCAGAATGATCCCTGTAATAGATACACTTCTTCTTTTAGGATTTTTGTGTATTCGCAGCCTTTCTTGGAGATTAGTAAGAGATCAGTACATTCTACGCAAAAAACAGGGGGATGGAATTCCAACACTGATTTTAGGTGCCGGAAAAACGGGAGCTACACTTCTTACGGAATTAAGAAGGCATAATGATCTAAACCTTCTCCCCTTAGGCCTTTTGGACGACGACGAATCCAAGATTGGAGCACATATTCAAGGTGTACCAGTCCTCGGAAAAATTGACCAAGCAGAATCTCTGATCCGTTCTCTGGAAATCAAAAAGGTTCTGATTGCATTTAGCAATCCGGACGGAAAACAGATCGGTAAACTTATCAAAAGTTTCGAATCCGAAAATGTAGATTTTAAGATCCTTCCCTCTTTGGGTTCTTTATTTTTCGATCCTCCAAAAGTACAACAATTAAGAGAGATCCGGGTAGAAGACGTACTAGGTCGCCCAGTTGTAGATCTGGAAATAGAATCTATTCGTTCTTATATTGCTGGTAAAACAGTATTAATTTCCGGAGCAGGCGGATCCATCGGAAGCGAATTATGCAGACAAGTTGCAGTATTCCATCCAGCAAAAATGATCCTACTCGATTCTGCAGAAACTCCCCTTTACGAAATAGATTACGAACTAAGAAAAGTTTTTAAAGATAGCGGGATCCAATTCAGAGCGGTGATCGCAGATATTAAAAATCCACTCAGGATAGGTTCCGTTTTTGAATCGGATCGTCCTCAAGTAGTATTTCATTCTGCAGCTTATAAACATGTTCCTATGATGGAGATCAATCCATCCGAAGCAGTTTTAAATAATGTACTAGGAACTAAGAACTTAGCAGATATTTCTAGAATTTATGGCACCGAACGTTTTGTTTTAATTTCCACAGACAAGGCGGTCAATCCAGTAAACATAATGGGCGCCTCTAAGAGAGTTGCAGAATTATATCTGCAGGCGATCTCCCAAGGTACCAAAACAAAATTTATCACAGTAAGATTTGGTAACGTGTTAGGCTCCAGTGGTTCAGTTATTCCTAGATTCAGAGAACAGATCAGTAATGGTGGTCCTGTGACTGTGACCCATCCTGATATTATCCGTTATTTTATGACAATCCCGGAAGCTACACAATTGGTTTTGCAAGCAGCTGCTATGGGGGAGAAGGAAGAAATTTTTCTCCTAGATATGGGAGAACCGATCCGCATACTGAATCTTGCAGAAGATATGATCCGACTTTCAGGATTCAGGCCTTATACAGATATTCCAATTGTGTTCACAGGTTTAAGACCTGGAGAAAAACTATTCGAAGAACTGCTGTTAGATCTAGAAGGGATCAAAAAAACACATCATCCAAAAATCAGGATTGCAGCCCCCTTAGAGGAAGGAGATCCTAGCAGCTTCCAGGCCAGATTTAACTCTTTATTAGAAGCAGCTAAATCAGATCGAGAAGATGAGATTTTCTCATCTTTTAAGACTCTCGTGCCTGAATACAAAATACATAAAGAATATATCAGCGAGGAATCCTCGCGTAAGTTGAAAAATGATGGATAGTCCGAATTTAGAAGACATACAAGCACTTCGAGAATTCAAAAAACAACTCTTCTCGGTGTACTGGGAAAGGTTCGGCACCTTTTACGTACACGTAATGCCTCATCCAGATCTAAAAATTGGAAAAAGAGGACTAGTGGGAGAAGAGCCAGAATCAGGTATCATCCTAGTCATAGGACCCCGCGCCGCAAGAGATATCAAAATAGAAGAAGAATGGGTCTATGCAGAACTTCAGTTCGGCTATACCTGGGAAGAAGTCTTTCTACCCTGGGACGGAATTTTCAGATATTTCGACAAATCCCAACAAACTGTCACTCAAATGAGAATCTATTTAGGTAAACCGGAACTACCTCCTAAAAAAGAGGACGTGTCTACGGCAGAAACCAAAGAAGAAGTTTCCGATCCTGAATCCGGATCTTCTAAACGAAAAGATAATGTAATCCAAGTAGACTTCGGGAGTAAAACAAAGAAATGAGCAAATACAAATGGTTTGTTGCCGGGGACCTGGATGGATTCTTCGGACTGATGATCGATAACCTGATCCAAATTTTGGTTCTAGTAGCTTTATGTATCGGCTTTTGTGGAATGCCTCAGGATTTCGTATTCAGAGTGGTCATTCCAGGAGCTGCAATCTCTCTACTTGTAGGAAATCTTTTTTACGCATGGCAAGCAAGGCAACTTTCGATCTCAGAAAACAGAAGTGACGTAACTGCATTACCTTACGGGATCAATACTGTGTCCTTATTTGCATTCGTATTTTTCGTAATGTTCCCGGTTTATCAAAAAACGAATAGTTATAAAGCAGCTTGGTCTATTGGACTTCTTGCAAGTTTTGTATCAGGTTTGATCGAATTTTTTGGAGCATTTATTGCGGA contains the following coding sequences:
- a CDS encoding ClpXP protease specificity-enhancing factor SspB; this translates as MDSPNLEDIQALREFKKQLFSVYWERFGTFYVHVMPHPDLKIGKRGLVGEEPESGIILVIGPRAARDIKIEEEWVYAELQFGYTWEEVFLPWDGIFRYFDKSQQTVTQMRIYLGKPELPPKKEDVSTAETKEEVSDPESGSSKRKDNVIQVDFGSKTKK
- a CDS encoding adenylate/guanylate cyclase domain-containing protein; the encoded protein is MGTQTSHKHSFGQKFLDLTLVLPRLFYSGIRAKLAWFTGSLIVLTILILSFIYVRQQTEILTDSYDREAAISRKYISSLVLELDNISQSLIRIEEFRDRVSKQTEALKKYKTTKTVVQEKKVSFFGIKTSLFGALGKNTVRKTLDTYYSAYLSKDDIQVLEKNIRLQLQQGGEEVVNDKEFARLQGLAKKFVFVDREAGLVRKRLGELKENQEKPDQTEISAAEEELRKKSLLARKLRSELDENIVSILADSKKRKIKELGLDTGRFRIQTFPVSGIIPGEASEPTLDTKIFDSESSLNQAPMEENLEEGLKSALSSLLEGAGVLGEIRPTSFQQNGLELQALYSPHFRNPASTERAKLLESRRSTLGAWTNYLREEQEILSELSKIPPILETRLKELKEKKPPIPPFKDKEFKNQYTKYAALIRKRNLLYATYLRNNPPKEEEELEVESFGSIRDSALEDQILLRFRPDGSDYGKSVQSEEGKETFQKRWNSVREWIYSGESETPTAKLKALFPDGIIGNSRTEAEQILWKLDSTPLISEVSEDLPTVVLASNFSGVIRTVVDRTEGLESIRRNRDRAVLSALGICGFSIFLAVFISGFVVQKIKRLIRNAEQVGKGNLNVEFEQGGSDEFGNLSVALNQMVTGLREREKIKGILGSMIDPVVIGEAMKDLAALKRGTEKRVTAFFSDVAGFSNISEKLSSVELSELLNEYLSAMTLILKDHDGVLDKYIGDAIVGIFNAPVDVEGHCLKATRASIKMLDKLEELRSGWKKGQKYIPDARDMQIRIGLNTGLAKVGFMGTDALASYTMMGDTVNLAARLEAAGKDYGVSILVSDSVHSEIKDSIFTRKLDLVRVKGKNEPVILYEAISELKGVASAKKEIIGLYEEGLALYIDRKWDPAVKKFKESEKAKGKEDKAVQLLVERCNEYKKTPPPTSWDGVYTRDHK
- the recD gene encoding exodeoxyribonuclease V subunit alpha; the encoded protein is MNEESLETILDREYAGFLTKEFLTYTKEIPYEVLFSWNLSLIQASKTGNLAVPFFENDTISDILFKGRDNLLYFSKVFRQLTEVEKGFENLLKASVATKSEKIQEVLKELISTNPLSIKRGNKEYILCGEGEQKVALEKALQHPFFVLTGGPGTGKTTVVANVIRGLLRLGYNFKQIGLAAPTGRAAKRLKESLENTISNLRTKNKLDDSISEIPTSTLHRLLEYNPRKRNYKYGKHFPLPYRVIIMDEVSMVDLHMMYRLMEALPIGSENFRLIILGDPNQLPSVEAGAVLSDLVKSLKKLNSENLIELRTSHRQEEEFSSISKAAELCVKDNVSLKEFQENLPKSLQLDPIFPGSTKEDLKGFYQIRLDYKKEWKEFLKRTAEDKILPIFSKLPNPNSPQELKEYLNKDLNRFKILTILRNGIFGSEFINKELTELILHHKKGNLIQIGTKTYFSGLPILITKNDRVRGVYNGDTGLVLEVATPDGGNELRALFFIEGEIRDFALDTLPPHEPAFAITVHKSQGSEYDSVFIIYPPDPADLNTEEVSLELFKKEILYTAITRAKRSAFLVSEEKLLEYSLRNRFERLTGFKLS
- a CDS encoding STAS domain-containing protein; translation: MKELIVNLQGKLDSLLGNSFREKTDPLLRSEPHKILLDARDLQVWDENGLLSLKNSSLSHLSSKYAACGLSESLMGDWNRLGLREKIPYFKTREEAKYYLVSGQNVDPSFEPNESTTACPACLQILRVQGKGNYRCPSCDHTFYLTADYRTASYEKLF
- a CDS encoding polysaccharide biosynthesis protein produces the protein MGQWNRRSLLFPLDLSFMILSYFLAHLIRFESTVFLQEPNDFFIPLLIVVVCRSLVFLFSNIYRSIWAYASIHDLVEIIKTTVLSSLISNTALLFYNGFEHLSRMIPVIDTLLLLGFLCIRSLSWRLVRDQYILRKKQGDGIPTLILGAGKTGATLLTELRRHNDLNLLPLGLLDDDESKIGAHIQGVPVLGKIDQAESLIRSLEIKKVLIAFSNPDGKQIGKLIKSFESENVDFKILPSLGSLFFDPPKVQQLREIRVEDVLGRPVVDLEIESIRSYIAGKTVLISGAGGSIGSELCRQVAVFHPAKMILLDSAETPLYEIDYELRKVFKDSGIQFRAVIADIKNPLRIGSVFESDRPQVVFHSAAYKHVPMMEINPSEAVLNNVLGTKNLADISRIYGTERFVLISTDKAVNPVNIMGASKRVAELYLQAISQGTKTKFITVRFGNVLGSSGSVIPRFREQISNGGPVTVTHPDIIRYFMTIPEATQLVLQAAAMGEKEEIFLLDMGEPIRILNLAEDMIRLSGFRPYTDIPIVFTGLRPGEKLFEELLLDLEGIKKTHHPKIRIAAPLEEGDPSSFQARFNSLLEAAKSDREDEIFSSFKTLVPEYKIHKEYISEESSRKLKNDG